In a genomic window of Musa acuminata AAA Group cultivar baxijiao unplaced genomic scaffold, Cavendish_Baxijiao_AAA HiC_scaffold_42, whole genome shotgun sequence:
- the LOC135581317 gene encoding protein yippee-like At4g27745 isoform X3 gives MEGSVGPRVYSCSNCGNHVCLHDDIISKAFHGRHGRAFLFSHGRNIVMGPKQDRLLMTGIHTVADVYCHDCGEVLGWKYERAYEETQRYKEGKFVFEKIKIVKENW, from the exons ATGGAAGGATCGGTTGGGCCTCGAGTTTACAGCTGCAGCAATTGTGGCAACCATGTCTGCCTTCACGATGATATCATATCAAAAGCATTTCAT GGGAGACATGGTCGTGCCTTTCTGTTTTCTCATGGGAGGAACATAGTCATGGGGCCGAAGCAAGATCGGCTGCTCATGACAGGAATCCACACGGTTGCTGATGTATATTGCCACGACTGCGGGGAGGTCTTGGGCTGGAAGTACGAAAGAGCTTACGAGGAGACACAAAGGTACAAGGAAGGGAAATTTGTCTTTGAGAAAATAAAGATCGTCAAGGAGAATTGGTAG
- the LOC135653904 gene encoding RHOMBOID-like protein 3, with product MADVEADRGGAGKRRGGGAYGYGPAETGERAWTPWLVPLFVVACVAVFVVEMYVNNCRARPQPYGPCVARFLHRFSFQAIRQNPLLGPSSSTLEKLGALEWYKVVHRNQGWRLVTCIWLHAGLIHLLVNMLSLLFIGVRLEQQFGFVRIGIIYLLSGFGGAVLSALLLRNSISVGASGALFGLLGAMVSELIINWTIYSNRVAALLTLMVVIVINLGIGLFPHVDNFAHIGGFLTGFLLGFVLLIRPQFGWMERHDLPPSAQVTSKYKAYQYVLWVIALLLLIVGFTVGLVMLFRGVNGNDHCHWCHYLNCVPTSRWSCED from the exons ATGGCGGACGTCGAGGCGGACAGGGGCGGTGCAGGAAAGCGGCGGGGCGGCGGAGCATACGGCTACGGGCCGGCGGAGACGGGGGAGAGGGCCTGGACACCGTGGCTGGTGCCACTGTTCGTGGTGGCCTGCGTGGCGGTGTTCGTGGTGGAGATGTACGTCAACAACTGCCGCGCCCGCCCCCAGCCCTACGGCCCCTGCGTCGCCCGCTTCCTCCACCGCTTCTCCTTCCAGGCCATCCGCCAGAACCCCCTCCTCGGACCCTCCTCCTCCAC CTTGGAGAAATTGGGGGCTCTTGAATGGTACAAAGTAGTTCATCGGAATCAAGGTTGGAGGCTTGTTACCTGTATTTGGTTACACGCAGGTCTTATCCATTTACTCGTGAATATGCTAAGCTTGCTCTTCATTGGAGTTCGTCTTGAACAGCAATTTGGTTTCG TGCGCATTGGAATAATATATCTCCTATCGGGCTTTGGTGGAGCGGTTCTCTCAGCTCTGCTCTTGAGGAATAGCATTTCTGTTGGTGCTTCTGGGGCCTTGTTTGGCCTTCTTGGAGCAATGGTTTCAGAACTTATTATAAATTGGACTATCTATTCCAATAGG GTTGCAGCTTTATTAACTCTTATGGTTGTCATTGTAATCAACTTGGGTATTGGCCTGTTTCCTCATGTCGATAACTTTGCCCATATTGGAGGATTCTTAACAGGTTTCCTCCTGGGTTTTGTTCTATTAATCCGACCTCAGTTTGGTTGGATGGAACGCCATGATCTGCCCCCTTCAGCTCAGGTTACCTCCAAGTACAAAGCGTACCAATATGTCTTATGGGTGATTGCATTGCTTTTGCTGATAGTTGG ATTTACAGTTGGCTTAGTTATGCTTTTTAGGGGAGTGAATGGCAACGATCATTGCCATTGGTGCCACTACTTGAACTGTGTGCCTACGTCAAGGTGGAGCTGTGAGGATTGA
- the LOC103970990 gene encoding uncharacterized protein LOC103970990, with the protein MAKLYVQTVPPPDLNKNTEWFMYPGVWSTYILILFFSWLLVLSVFRCTPGMAWTVVNLFHFAITYYFFHWKKGTPFAEDQGIYNNLTWWEQMDNGKQLTRNRKFLTVVPVVLYLMALHTTDYQHLMLFLNTLAVAILVIAKFPNMHKVRIFGINE; encoded by the exons ATGGCGAAGCTCTACGTGCAGACGGTGCCTCCACCGGATCTGAACAAGAACACGGAGTGGTTCATGTACCCCGGCGTCTGGAGCACCTACATACTCATCCTTTTCTTCTCCTGGCTCCTCGTGCTCTCCGTCTTCCGCTGCACCCCCGGCATGGCCTGGACCGTCGTCAACCTCTTCCACTTCGCG ATTACCTATTACTTCTTTCATTGGAAAAAGGGGACTCCCTTTGCTGAAGACCAGGGCATCTACAATAACTTGACCTGGTGGGAGCAGATGGATAATGGGAAGCAACTAACACGGAACAGGAAATTTTTGACTGTTGTACCTGTTGTCCT GTACCTGATGGCTCTGCACACGACCGACTACCAACATCTGATGCTTTTCCTGAATACACTTGCAGTGGCCATTTTGGTGATTGCGAAATTCCCAAACATGCACAAGGTTCGTATTTTCGGGATCAATGAATGA
- the LOC135581317 gene encoding protein yippee-like At4g27745 isoform X2 → MSLLARGFALGRHPSCRDQILPWQKKGGLDHLSESSLLCPVGRARRNGWAAFAMEGSVGPRVYSCSNCGNHVCLHDDIISKAFHGRHGRAFLFSHGRNIVMGPKQDRLLMTGIHTVADVYCHDCGEVLGWKYERAYEETQRYKEGKFVFEKIKIVKENW, encoded by the exons ATGTCACTTCTCGCCCGCGGTTTTGCTCTGGGCAGGCATCCGAGCTGCCGCGATCAAATCCTTCCTTGGCAGAAGAAGGGCGGTCTCGATCACCTGAGTGAGTCTTCG CTCCTTTGCCCTGTCGGTAGAGCCAGGAGGAACGGCTGGGCTGCCTTTGCGATGGAAGGATCGGTTGGGCCTCGAGTTTACAGCTGCAGCAATTGTGGCAACCATGTCTGCCTTCACGATGATATCATATCAAAAGCATTTCAT GGGAGACATGGTCGTGCCTTTCTGTTTTCTCATGGGAGGAACATAGTCATGGGGCCGAAGCAAGATCGGCTGCTCATGACAGGAATCCACACGGTTGCTGATGTATATTGCCACGACTGCGGGGAGGTCTTGGGCTGGAAGTACGAAAGAGCTTACGAGGAGACACAAAGGTACAAGGAAGGGAAATTTGTCTTTGAGAAAATAAAGATCGTCAAGGAGAATTGGTAG
- the LOC135581317 gene encoding protein yippee-like At4g27745 isoform X1, whose amino-acid sequence MSLLARGFALGRHPSCRDQILPWQKKGGLDHLSESSLLCPVGRARRNGWAAFAMEGSVGPRVYSCSNCGNHVCLHDDIISKAFHVNPGRHGRAFLFSHGRNIVMGPKQDRLLMTGIHTVADVYCHDCGEVLGWKYERAYEETQRYKEGKFVFEKIKIVKENW is encoded by the exons ATGTCACTTCTCGCCCGCGGTTTTGCTCTGGGCAGGCATCCGAGCTGCCGCGATCAAATCCTTCCTTGGCAGAAGAAGGGCGGTCTCGATCACCTGAGTGAGTCTTCG CTCCTTTGCCCTGTCGGTAGAGCCAGGAGGAACGGCTGGGCTGCCTTTGCGATGGAAGGATCGGTTGGGCCTCGAGTTTACAGCTGCAGCAATTGTGGCAACCATGTCTGCCTTCACGATGATATCATATCAAAAGCATTTCATGTAAATCCT GGGAGACATGGTCGTGCCTTTCTGTTTTCTCATGGGAGGAACATAGTCATGGGGCCGAAGCAAGATCGGCTGCTCATGACAGGAATCCACACGGTTGCTGATGTATATTGCCACGACTGCGGGGAGGTCTTGGGCTGGAAGTACGAAAGAGCTTACGAGGAGACACAAAGGTACAAGGAAGGGAAATTTGTCTTTGAGAAAATAAAGATCGTCAAGGAGAATTGGTAG
- the LOC135653867 gene encoding probable 6-phosphogluconolactonase 4, chloroplastic yields the protein MAASAVPLFSTAPTCRLRHCPQLPVSRLPAIPRVASPCETLAPATRISLSTATAPTQLRSHRRPTYPPSAMASKATSAATAASGKQGLLVFDREEVLSVSLAKYTAELSEKFVRERGAFTVVLSGGSLIMSLRKLTESPYLESVDWAKWHVFWVDERVVPKDHEDSNYKLAFDGFLSKVSIPPGQVYAINDALSAEGAAEDYETALKHLVNVGVVAVSSVTGYPRFDLMLLGMGPDGHIASLFPGHPLLHVTEKWVTFIKDSPKPPPERITFTLPVINSSAYIAMVVTGAGKAGAVCKALGSEKSASDLLPVEMASLEDGEFTWFTDKAAVSVLQGKASV from the exons ATGGCCGCCTCCGCCGTCCCACTCTTCTCCACCGCCCCCACGTGCCGTCTCCGCCACTGTCCGCAACTTCCGGTCTCTAGGCTCCCGGCGATCCCCCGAGTTGCCTCCCCGTGCGAAACCCTTGCTCCGGCGACGAGGATCTCCCTCTCCACCGCAACCGCCCCAACTCAACTCCGATCCCACCGTAGGCCGACGTACCCGCCTTCCGCCATGGCCTCCAAGGCGACCTCCGCCGCGACTGCCGCGAGCGGGAAGCAAGGATTGCTAGTGTTCGACAGGGAGGAGGTGCTCTCCGTCTCGCTGGCGAAGTACACGGCGGAGCTGTCGGAGAAGTTCGTTCGCGAGAGGGGGGCCTTCACTGTGGTACTCTCTGGCGGATCTCTCATTATGTCCCTCAG GAAATTGACGGAATCTCCGTATTTGGAATCGGTGGATTGGGCTAAATGGCATGTATTCTGGGTGGATGAAAGGGTGGTGCCGAAGGATCACGAAGATAGCAACTATAAGTTGGCGTTTGATGGATTTCTGTCCAAG GTCTCAATTCCACCAGGTCAAGTTTATGCCATCAATGATGCCTTATCAGCTGAGGGTGCTGCTGAAGATTATGAGACTGCCTTGAAGCATTTGGTCAATGTTGGTGTGGTGGCAGTGTCATCAGTGACAGGATACCCAAGATTTGATCTTATGCTGTTGGGGATGGGACCAGATGGTCACATTGCTTCTCTTTTTCCCGGCCACCCTCTCCTTCATGTGACAGAGAAATGGGTAACCTTCATAAAGGACTCCCCCAAGCCACCACCAGAGAGAATCACATTCACATTGCCTGTAATTAACTCATCCGCTTATATTGCAATGGTGGTCACTGGAGCAGGGAAAGCTGGTGCTGTGTGTAAGGCTCTGGGAAGTGAGAAAAGTGCATCTGATTTGCTACCTGTTGAGATGGCTTCCCTTGAAGATGGGGAGTTCACTTGGTTTACCGATAAAGCAGCAGTCTCAGTGCTTCAAGGTAAGGCAAGCGTGTAG